Genomic window (Nymphaea colorata isolate Beijing-Zhang1983 chromosome 1, ASM883128v2, whole genome shotgun sequence):
TCACAATATAATTTGGCTTTGGTGGCTTCTTGGAAGTGCGGATGTGTTGATATATTGCATCATAGCTCTGTGCTAAACGAGGACATGTattcttttgaaagaatatAGCTTTCATGAGATCttgattatcattatgtgcACCAAAGTACATTAGGAAGACTATATTTCTACTTCTCCATAACCAGATtgcttattttatttacattgaCTGGTTTTATGCTTTTCTGCACCATGCTGAAGTTGATGACTTTAAAGTTTATGTCCCATTAAATTAGGCTGAACTTTGCTAGTTAGGGGCATTTTAGTTGTTAATTTTAAAGGTTTAGTAACCCTAATAGATCGAGTAGCCAGTGTATTCTTTATGTTCAGCAATACCAAGTAGCTGGTGCATCATTCCTTTTGTTATCTATCATCTTGGGCGGAATTTCAATAGAGATCAAGAGTTGCAGACCTGGAAAGGCAATACATGGACTTAACCATTTATCTGGTGCAGAGTTTAAGAACTTTAATTTAGTTGTTAAGCTGTTCTCTTCCACATAAAGCTTTCATGATCTTGCATTGACCATGTTAGCTTCCTTTTGAGGGGATTTATTTATGCATCCATTAGTGGGGATGAGAACATTAAGCAAAGACAAAAATGTGGTAGTTATGCTAGTCAATTCCTCGTGATAGGATGCTATGAACTGTTGTCTTTCTATCATTTTCATGATTGTCGTTAGGAGTTGTATCAGAGTTCAGATTTGAAGGGTTCCCCTaaatattgatgttttaattgGACACTGCATCTATTGCTTGGTTGAGTATATTTTTTTCCCCTAGAAGAGTACTGAACAACTAAGAATTACATTAAGTTGAAGAAAGCTAAACATCAGACTTTGTTGACAACCAATGCAGAAATGGTCTGGCTCCTTGGCATCTTAAAGATACAGAAATACACCGGAAGATACATACCTTCCCATTGTGGTAGTCAAAGTTCTGTTACATTGCTAAGGATTTTATGAAACATACTGAAATAAGTTATTTCACATGCAAAGAAAATTTGGAGAGAGTTACAATTATGCAACAAAGACCGTAATGTAATTTCCTGCATTTTCTGGTCCAGCTTTGCCTTTGTAATCTTGTGTACAtggaatttctttttccttcatgtaTCCAAGGTCACTAGATTAGATATTATAACTTACATACGGTTAGATGTTGATTTCTCTCTTATCTCTAGATGGCATGGGTGTCATGTAGAATCACTTGAAATGATCTAGGGACATCGCCTCTGGCTGAGTCTCTTCTAGACTTAGCTTCAGAATGCCTTAAGAGTGGAGTGATCAATGAATTTCGGAAAAGATGTTTCTCCAACATGAGCAAACTGAGACAATATCTCTTGCTCAGGAAGAAATTGTTGCTCGGTATCTACTGCTGGTTCAGGGAACATTTTCTGGGCAATGCTACCTAGCTCTTGGAGCAGCAGATTGTCAacagttcaaagttcaaaccacaGTATAGGAGTTTGATTactttctctgtttctctttgTCTAGCACAAATCATAACTTGGTGCAAAGTCCTGTCTGATAATGAAATCCTCTTCAATCCATACATACTTTTACTTTATACAAGTATGCTAAAGTTAGAACAAAGATAAACTCTGGATTACTTTTATACCAATAACTTAACCTCAATTTGGCCATCTTTCTTGAAAAACTTCAAGGCTTCTTTCGTAGTCCTTTGATGCAACTAATTTAATTCAGCTATGAATCCATTGATTTGTCCTAACAATTTGTTTGTCCTTTTTGAGGTTTTCTTTGTTGtgcattttccttcttttcaccACTCTCATCTAGATATATTAGCACCATAATTAGCAACATGATAATCAGATTGAATCAAACAAAATACTCAGGAAGCCCtttaaaatgcatgaaaaacaatgaaattgTATGCCCTCAACAACTTGAACAAAATGCAAACATCAAGGTAGCCCCTACTTGGACGTCCAATACTTATAACCTACCAACttgttagaaacttagaaccCATTACCAGAACTCTATTTTTCATAAGCATCAAATGAGTTCCTAGAGATCAACCTGATATGATCAAAACTGAAATAAGGATTAAACATTAAAAGGATATgatgaacttaaaaaaataatgaccATTTCTTGCATAAAATGGCCAGTGATTGCAATCAACTCTTTGAGGTGCATAAAATTCTTTTTTCAGCAATATGTAACTGGAAAATTCTGCTTTTGCTGTAATTCTAGCATCTTTCAGTTCAACACCAATTCACCCCCAGAAGGGTTAGCACCTTAAAAACTGCGGAAAGGAGGGAAACCACAATAGAGAAAGGTCTGAGCGTACATGGACACAAAAGTTCAGAATGAATGAGAAATAAAAgttttctcttgtaattttAGAATAAATAGGAAATATCTATTTTATTTCCGTGAAAGTGTTCTGTAACTTCCTAATAATTCCAGGTTTGGCAGTGATTTAATGGACATGATTTGGTCAAAATTTTGGTAGAAATCATGGTTTTAGTAGTGAATATTGCCATAATCATATGGTGAGCATTTGAGAGGTGGTAGATGCCAAGCTATGTTGAGGGCAGTGAATAATACTTGATGGGTTTTAACTTTCTGAAGGTTGTAGATATGGCTGGAGATTGGGTCAGGGCCCAGGCCTTGGGTTGGGCACTTCGGCTTTGGTTGTGAAGGTGACTCTCAGGCCAAGATTAACTGGGCCTGGCCTGGCTTGATAACTTATTGGGCTGCCCAGGCCAAGTCATGAATGCCCATCAGGGATGCAGTAATTTTTCTTGTGTATACAATGGTTTTCAGTGTGTATGCATAATACaaatttgtatgttttttttcctgtgAGGACTCGTTATCAGGCCAGACTTAGGTAATGAAAACGACCCTTAGGTGAAGATTAATGGGGCACTAATGCACAGCCCTAGTTATAGAGTGCTGCATATTTATCAAATGAATTACAGCATATGCAGTCTCTTGTGCATAGGCTAAACAAGATATTGTTGCTCTTCTTAACTGTAGGTACATTTCCGTGCATTGTTAGTCTGTATGAGTGTATCAATGCATGCAATATGCATGTCTTCATACATTACGTGTGCATAACTGTGTATGTATAATTTCATCAGATGGACATTTGTTATTGTTGAGTCGTTGATTAATGGAATACTTTGGTTACTAATGTCCATTTGAAGTCATATAGCTTGTCAAACATTTGACTGACATGCTTTTAGTATACCAAGTGAATTTTGTACAGCTGCAGGTTAGTTCATAGTGGGACAATAGAAGTTTATGCCTACCAACCCTTTGACAAGCAGTGAAAAGTTGCCATCATGTGGTTTAGTTAACTTGGATCCTAATTTGACAATTCCCAAGGGTGCCAATTAATATATTTTAGCACACCTTGTTCTATACAGCTGCAGGCTAACACATAGTGGAACCATAGAAGTTTATGCTCACCAAGCCCTTGACAAGTGATAAAGAGTTGCCAGTATGTAGTGATGTCGTTTTTAGCGGTCTTAActtttagtttgtttttgtaGTTGTGAAAAATAGTTCtgacaaaaaattaatgaaagtCACTTGTTTACTTTTTCATGGCCACCCAGGACAATGTCTCGGCAATGCAATTCTCTTGTCTTCTTACCTTCCTGTAAACCCTGGAAATTTTTTTGCTCTTTGTTGAAGGATAAAAAGGCACAGAAGCACATAGAAATAACGTAATAGATCAGTGTGGTTGCATAAATTGAAGGTAGAGCGTAGTTCAGAAAACAACTCAAGTAACTGCCTTCAGATATAATAAGTCAAATGAGGAGTAGATAGAAAATCCTATATTTcgcatattattattatttttcatttgaataGTTTCTTTATCATGTCTATTTTTCAGACCATAAAGTAAACTTGCCACATTCTTTTCTCATAAGTCAAGCAAATGACCTAGTAAAAGATAAGATGCTTTGGTATGCTTGTTTATGAAGTAAGCTGCACTGTCATATTCCAgaccaattttttgttgcacttacatgaacaaaaaaacatttttgtaatgagatgtaataacaagaagAATAAGTAATAATCCTAAATAATCACACAAATTCTGTTTTTACTTTTCTTGCAGCTGGCttattgtgtttttcttcatttgacTTAAGGTGATCCTGAAAGAGTTTTTCAAGATGTGCTTTTAATCAAGTGGTTATACATAAACACATATTGATATTTCATATTGTCATTCCAGATCTATTTCACAATTACTATATTGGAATTTGAGAGGCACTGTGAGTTTGTTTATGTTTCTTCATGGACTTGATAATCTGTTCTCTTCCTGCAGAGTGGCGCTCAACCTTGGCTTTATATGTATAAGTTTGAACTGTGCTATTGTTGTCTACACAACATGGTGGCGAATTAAACAAGATGATGAGAGTTTTGATGCATCAACTTCTACTGCTGTACAAATTGTGGTCATGATTGGGATCCTTTCCTTTTTAACGTAAGAAGCATCTTGTTTTCTTATTCATGTTTTGTTCAGCACTTGGTTCATGAGGAGATATGGTGCAGGTTTTCTGTTGCACTGTGGCCAATTTGGAGCTTCTTGACCTTGCCTCTTCTGGTATTatgccactctctctctctctctctctctcatacatgCTTGCATACACACAtacgcacacacatacatgtcACGGACACTTGCATGGGGTTGTCCATGAGTGGTTGAGGGCTGGGAAGATGGATCCCTCTGCAAATAATTTAGCTTATGAGTTTCTTTATTTGTATCCCGTGTTGCAGTTGACATTGCTTATGGCTTTCATTGCTGTATCACAACACATTCCACCATTCAGAAAATTCAGGTCACAAGCTGATCTTCTGCGTGATGACTGAACCTTCATCAGTTGAAAACTTGAAGTATCTGAACAGCTATAGGCACCTTGTCATTTGGACGTTTGGCACTTGAAGTTTGATTAAAAATTTCTGCCAcattgaaaaggaagatgatTCTCTATGGCTTTCTTCACGAAAGTTCGGATGACTATTGACAGATAAGTATGGTCATATATGGTGATCTCGGGGTTTACAGAATTCAGTTTCGAAAATTCTttaccttcaatttttttttttccattttttcttgtgaagagGTTGGAGGGTCATGTGGGAGTTGAAATTTTAGTCGTACAGGAGGTTACCTGGAATTCTTTTTTGTCGTTTGATTTGTATCATACAGTGGTTGTTCAGAAGTTGCAGAAGAAAGTTTGATAGAAATTAGAATATACTTAGTTTCATATTCTACTGGTGTTTTGTGCTTCCCTTTTAATTGTTGATCCTTCTGCTTGACATTTTCTGCAACAGTCAACCATTTGTAGACATCTTCATATCCCAATTCACCCTGTGTGTTGCCCCGGATCTAAGCCTTTATCATTTTTGTTAACAAATAATGCATctcaatgtttcttttatttaagCACGGTAACCAGGATTCTCACTCATCGTCTGAGATTATGGTTGATATTAACCAAAAGTAGTAAAGTTCCGaaggagttttgttttgttcatattcaagCCGGTTTTTTATGAGCAGAGGCATTCTCTTTGCTGATGAATAAAATAAGTTGAAAGAGCTGAATTGGGTgcccttttgaaaattttggagataGGCAAGTAAATTGGTTATGCCAAGAAATACGA
Coding sequences:
- the LOC116246411 gene encoding uncharacterized protein LOC116246411, which produces MGVRLSGGTPKSTQNVRQRHSNSGYASSGEDLEDDASSQAVYTPRPQSPRVGVSGVLEFVFWILSSAFIIYYGDGRSNFISMLLWDTRIRRVALNLGFICISLNCAIVVYTTWWRIKQDDESFDASTSTAVQIVVMIGILSFLTFSVALWPIWSFLTLPLLLTLLMAFIAVSQHIPPFRKFRSQADLLRDD